One window from the genome of Kryptolebias marmoratus isolate JLee-2015 linkage group LG1, ASM164957v2, whole genome shotgun sequence encodes:
- the LOC108242783 gene encoding C-X-C motif chemokine 13, translating to MKKPVVLLAALTLCCFITELHAAKIGCLCRSSLVLRPVRPGVVANITVTPPSGRCRRVEIIIYRKNGGPICVNPKAKWLPELLKSFDEMKETDSTSHPAAISTNF from the exons atgaagaaacCTGTGGTCCTGCTGGCTGCTCTGACTCTCTGCTGCTTCATCACTGAGCTGCACG cCGCAAAGATCGGATGTCTCTGCAGATCGTCTCTGGTCCTTCGTCCTGTTCGTCCAGGCGTTGTAGCGAACATCACGGTGACGCCTCCGTCTGGACGGTGCCGCAGGGTCGAAATAAT CATCTACAGGAAGAATGGCGGCCCAATTTGTGTCAATCCAAAAGCAAAATGGCTCCCAGAACTCCTGAAGTCATTTGACGa gatGAAGGAGACCGACTCAACGAGTCACCCAGCAGCCATTTCTACAAACTTCTGA